From one Streptomyces sp. ICC1 genomic stretch:
- a CDS encoding spherulation-specific family 4 protein yields the protein MTRAAKAVYAVLATLLLAAPAPAVTASASSGRAPSATAAPAPAQAETVTRGQDQAPAPQVIPTPRRPGVRGLEIAVPAYVWADDPMLVELTATGPAASVVVLNPGNGDSPFDAPWRARADALRAGTTATGEKTKVLGYVHTDHGNRDAAAVKASVDNYLKTPDGRLHVDGIFFDVVSRDCGPANATRDHYAELRRYVQDTMEAAAPGTPDLVVNNPGTAIADCYLEPGHRTADVFVTYEDTHAAYTGGGWLGGNVFNGLTGYRAGAELDPSGTAFWHLVHDVPDAAAMRATLRTAFERGAGYAYATSAEMPNPWNARPGWKFRSQTAYASTLG from the coding sequence ATGACCCGTGCCGCGAAGGCCGTCTACGCCGTCCTCGCGACCCTCTTACTGGCCGCGCCGGCGCCCGCCGTCACCGCTTCGGCGAGCTCGGGCCGGGCCCCGTCGGCCACCGCCGCCCCCGCACCGGCCCAGGCCGAGACCGTGACCCGGGGTCAGGACCAGGCCCCGGCCCCCCAAGTGATCCCGACACCCCGCAGACCGGGCGTACGGGGCCTGGAGATAGCCGTACCCGCCTACGTCTGGGCCGACGACCCGATGCTCGTCGAACTCACGGCCACCGGCCCGGCCGCCTCCGTCGTCGTCCTCAACCCGGGCAACGGCGACTCCCCGTTCGACGCCCCCTGGCGGGCCCGCGCCGACGCCCTGCGCGCCGGGACCACCGCCACCGGCGAGAAGACCAAGGTGCTCGGCTACGTCCACACCGACCACGGCAACCGGGACGCCGCCGCCGTCAAGGCCTCCGTCGACAACTACCTGAAGACTCCCGACGGCCGCCTCCATGTGGACGGCATCTTCTTCGACGTCGTCAGCCGTGACTGCGGCCCGGCCAATGCCACCCGCGACCACTACGCGGAACTGCGCCGCTACGTCCAGGACACCATGGAGGCGGCCGCCCCCGGCACCCCGGACCTGGTCGTCAACAACCCCGGTACGGCCATCGCCGACTGCTACCTGGAGCCCGGCCACCGCACCGCCGACGTCTTCGTCACCTACGAGGACACCCACGCGGCGTACACCGGCGGCGGTTGGCTCGGCGGCAACGTGTTCAACGGCCTCACCGGCTATCGCGCGGGCGCCGAACTCGACCCGAGCGGCACCGCGTTCTGGCACCTCGTCCACGACGTCCCGGACGCCGCCGCGATGCGCGCCACCCTGCGCACCGCCTTCGAGCGCGGAGCCGGCTACGCCTACGCCACCAGCGCGGAGATGCCGAACCCCTGGAACGCGCGGCCCGGTTGGAAGTTCCGCTCCCAGACGGCGTACGCGTCCACCCTGGGCTGA
- a CDS encoding DUF6332 family protein — translation MGRRSQADRDAVTIEIVYAFVSGGLAAALTFAAVYGPALAFDLSPGTGRTLAAAGGALAGTVFLLRVTHLLWRFSRRPENDGR, via the coding sequence ATGGGGCGACGCAGTCAGGCGGACCGGGACGCGGTCACCATCGAGATCGTCTACGCGTTCGTCAGCGGCGGCCTCGCGGCCGCGCTCACCTTCGCGGCGGTGTACGGCCCGGCCCTGGCCTTCGACCTCTCCCCCGGCACCGGCCGCACCCTGGCGGCGGCGGGCGGCGCGCTGGCCGGCACGGTCTTCCTGCTCCGGGTGACGCACCTGCTGTGGCGCTTCTCCCGCCGCCCGGAGAACGACGGCCGCTAG
- a CDS encoding maleylpyruvate isomerase family mycothiol-dependent enzyme: MEITDYVKTVAREGEALAEAAERAGTDAVVPTCPEWRVADLLRHTGSVHRWATGYVAEGRSERVPLPVAPEVAGAELLAWFREGHAALVRTLAGAPADVECWTFLPTAPPSPLAFWARRQAHETTVHRMDAEAALGRAFGAVLPGFAEDGVDELLTGFHARPKSRVRTPEPRVLRVRAADTGAVWTVHLSTGPARTVRGEVEGEAADCTLAGEAAWLYTALWNRVPLTGPGVTGDAELARLWAETAGI; encoded by the coding sequence ATGGAGATCACCGACTACGTGAAGACCGTGGCCCGCGAGGGCGAGGCGCTGGCCGAGGCCGCCGAACGGGCCGGTACGGACGCCGTGGTGCCCACCTGCCCCGAGTGGCGGGTCGCCGATCTGCTGCGGCACACCGGTTCGGTGCACCGCTGGGCCACCGGATACGTGGCGGAGGGCCGCAGCGAGCGCGTGCCGCTCCCGGTCGCGCCGGAGGTGGCGGGCGCGGAGCTGCTGGCCTGGTTCCGCGAGGGCCACGCGGCGCTGGTGCGGACGCTGGCCGGGGCGCCGGCCGATGTGGAGTGCTGGACCTTCCTGCCGACGGCCCCGCCGTCGCCGCTGGCGTTCTGGGCCCGGCGCCAGGCCCATGAGACCACCGTGCACCGGATGGACGCGGAGGCCGCGCTGGGCAGGGCGTTCGGGGCGGTGCTGCCCGGGTTCGCGGAGGACGGGGTGGACGAGCTGCTGACCGGTTTCCACGCGCGGCCGAAGAGCCGGGTGCGGACGCCCGAGCCGCGGGTGCTGCGGGTGCGTGCCGCCGACACGGGCGCGGTGTGGACCGTACACCTGTCCACGGGGCCGGCCCGGACGGTGCGGGGCGAGGTGGAAGGGGAGGCGGCCGACTGCACGCTCGCCGGCGAGGCGGCCTGGCTGTACACGGCGCTGTGGAACCGGGTGCCGCTCACCGGGCCGGGTGTGACGGGTGACGCGGAGCTGGCCCGGCTCTGGGCGGAGACGGCCGGAATCTGA
- a CDS encoding ROK family protein, with protein sequence MRTKLERGRGALGPALELVHTGRAPTRAVLTAELGVTRATAGAVAAELEAPGLIRVDSRPGGAGGAQGRPSHRLSVDEDGPVALAAQVHSDGFRAALVGLGGRIVATAPGRVPVSADPAQVLGAVVEAGAALLAQTGRRCIGAGLAVPSAVAEPEGTALNPLHLAWPAGSPVRAIFAEQVKAAGIDGPALTGNDVNLAALAEHRHGAGRSAQHLLCVATGHRGVGGALVLDGRLHSGSSGLALEVGHLTVNPEGRPCHCGSRGCLDVEADPLAFLTAAGRTPGPEVSLLQQARDLLREESADPGVRAAVEELIDRLGLGLAGLVNILNPDRIILGGLHRELLHADPERLRAVVADRSLWGRSGGVPILPCTLDHNSLVGAAELAWQPVLDDPLGTLGAAA encoded by the coding sequence GTGCGGACCAAGCTGGAGCGGGGTCGCGGCGCGCTCGGCCCGGCGCTGGAGCTCGTCCACACCGGCCGGGCCCCGACCCGCGCCGTCCTCACCGCCGAACTCGGCGTCACCCGCGCCACCGCCGGAGCCGTCGCCGCGGAACTGGAGGCGCCCGGCCTGATCCGCGTCGACTCCCGCCCCGGCGGGGCCGGCGGAGCCCAGGGCCGCCCCTCGCACCGGCTCTCCGTGGACGAGGACGGCCCGGTGGCACTGGCCGCGCAGGTGCACTCGGACGGCTTCCGGGCCGCCCTGGTCGGCCTCGGCGGCCGGATCGTGGCCACCGCGCCCGGCCGGGTGCCGGTCTCCGCGGACCCCGCGCAGGTGCTCGGCGCGGTCGTCGAAGCCGGGGCCGCGCTGCTCGCGCAGACCGGCCGGCGCTGCATCGGAGCCGGGCTCGCGGTGCCTTCGGCGGTCGCTGAACCGGAGGGCACGGCACTGAACCCGCTGCACCTTGCCTGGCCGGCCGGTTCCCCCGTCCGGGCCATCTTCGCCGAGCAGGTGAAGGCCGCCGGCATCGACGGCCCGGCGCTGACCGGCAACGACGTCAACCTCGCCGCGCTCGCCGAGCACCGCCACGGCGCCGGCCGCAGCGCGCAGCACCTGCTGTGCGTGGCCACCGGGCACCGAGGTGTCGGCGGGGCGCTCGTCCTGGACGGGCGCCTGCACAGCGGGAGTTCGGGCCTGGCCCTGGAGGTCGGCCACCTCACCGTCAATCCGGAGGGGCGTCCCTGCCACTGCGGCAGTCGCGGCTGCCTCGACGTGGAGGCCGATCCGCTGGCCTTCCTCACCGCTGCCGGGCGCACCCCGGGACCCGAGGTCTCGCTGCTCCAGCAGGCCCGCGACCTGCTGCGCGAGGAGTCCGCGGATCCGGGCGTACGGGCGGCCGTGGAGGAACTGATCGACCGGCTCGGGCTGGGCCTCGCGGGCCTGGTGAACATCCTGAATCCGGACCGGATCATCCTCGGCGGACTCCACCGCGAACTGCTCCACGCCGACCCCGAGCGGCTGCGCGCGGTGGTCGCGGACCGCAGCCTGTGGGGGCGCAGCGGAGGCGTGCCGATCCTGCCCTGCACGCTCGACCACAACAGCCTGGTCGGCGCCGCCGAGCTGGCGTGGCAGCCCGTCCTGGACGACCCGCTCGGGACCCTGGGCGCGGCGGCCTGA
- a CDS encoding ATP-binding protein: MISHSRRHCVVELQALPLRIGQIRRIVSAQLRHWQLDPLIDRAALGVTELLSNVHRHAQPDKTCTVEIELRLGRLTVSVYDSDPRLPVLRAVEAGSLETSGRGLALVEAVSEAWGARQQADCPGKVVWFSLRAAPGPAAPARHPVILADRPVRGPAPAPLVAVTPEPVSAALSAAAPVGARPG, from the coding sequence GTGATCAGTCATTCCCGCAGGCACTGCGTGGTGGAACTGCAGGCCCTGCCCTTGCGGATCGGACAGATCCGCCGAATCGTTTCCGCACAGCTGCGCCACTGGCAGCTCGATCCACTCATCGACCGGGCCGCACTCGGTGTGACGGAGCTGCTCAGCAACGTGCACCGCCACGCGCAGCCGGACAAGACCTGCACGGTCGAGATCGAGCTCCGCCTCGGCCGGCTGACGGTCTCCGTCTACGACAGCGATCCGCGCCTCCCGGTGCTCCGCGCCGTCGAGGCCGGATCCCTGGAGACCTCCGGACGCGGGCTCGCGCTCGTGGAGGCCGTCAGCGAGGCATGGGGGGCGCGGCAGCAGGCCGACTGCCCGGGCAAGGTGGTGTGGTTCTCCCTGCGCGCGGCGCCGGGACCGGCCGCGCCGGCCCGCCACCCGGTGATCCTGGCCGACAGGCCCGTACGGGGACCAGCGCCGGCCCCGCTCGTCGCGGTCACCCCCGAGCCCGTCTCCGCCGCCCTGTCGGCGGCGGCGCCGGTCGGCGCGCGGCCCGGGTAG